The DNA sequence CTTAAAACACAACGGAGATTTCCCAATTGTAGGTGTAAATACATTCTTGAGTTCAAAAGGTTCACCAACCGTTATTCCGGCAGAAGTAATTCGCGCCACCGAAGAAGAAAAACAATATCAAATCACGATGCTGGATAATTTGCATCAATTTCACGAAGCAAAAGTAAACGAGCATCTAAGCAAACTACAGGAAGCAGCCATTAAAAACGAAAATTTATTCGATCATTTAATGGAGGCTACAAAAGTTTGTTCTTTAGGTCAGATTACTTCGGCGTTGTTTGAAGTGGGCGGGCAGTATAGAAGGAATATGTAGTTATTTCAACCCGTTGAGAGTAACTATGTTTCTATGTGTTAAATAACATTTAGCGGAACTATCTTCAAATGATTATCTTTTTAATATCAGAAAACCTCTCAGAAATGAGAGGTTTTTTTTATTTTAGTGTTATGAAAAATACTATCTATTCTATTCTGTTTCTTTTTGTTACGGTTTTTGGATACACTCAGGAGAAGCAATTGTTACCAACGGGAGTTATTATCGATTCGGTGAAAATTACAACCGCTCCAACGGAATCGTATGCGCTCTATTTTCCTAAAAAATACGATGCTAAAACTCCATTGGCATTAGTTTTTATTTTTGAACCCGATGCGAGAGGTAAAATAGGGATTGAACCCTTTATTCTGGCTGCAGAAACATATCATTATATTTTGGTATGTTCTAATACGTTAAGAAATGGATCTATTCAGGATAATATTGCTGTTGCCAATAGATTATTTGAGGATGTATTGCAAACCTATGCTATTGATACTTCACAACTTTATATAGCAGGTTTTTCGGGTGGTGCAAGATTAGCCAGTTATTTCGGGATATCTACGGGTGCTTTTCAAGGAGTTATTGCTTGTGGCGCTTCTTTTAATAATATGGATAAGTTTATACCTCCTTCTAATAAATTCTCCTATGTAGGCATGGTTGGCGATCGGGATATGAATTATCAGGAAATGATCGGAAATAAACAATGGCTGGATAACACAAAGATGGTGAACACCCTTTTTATTTCTCATGAGGAACACGTTTGGCCCAAACAATCTGAAATGCTTCGCGCATTTGACTGGTTGGAAATTCAGGCTTATAGAAAAAATATAAGACCAAAGAACGATACCATTAGTAAAAGAATTTACGACGTCAATGTGCAAATCGCCGATAGTTTAAAGGCCAATAAAGAAATGGTTTCCTCGATGAATGCCTATGAAAAAGGCATTACTTTTTTTAATACCAATGAAGACAATTTTCTAAGAGCTAAGATTGCTGAAATCAAAAAAACCAGAGAATATAAGGAGGAAGTTACCAAAATGGAGAAGATAAATATTTTAGAAAATAAACTTTTAGATAAACTTTCGCTTCGCTTTGATCAGGAATTAAAATCGGCTAAGGGTAAGGCTAATTTTAAGTTTTGGAAATCTGAAATTAAAGATTTGAAGATGATGAAGTCAGACGACAAAAATCCTCTGTTACAGAATATGGTTGTTAGGGTATTATATTGGTTTCAGGTTTCGGTTTATGAAACGGGGCAGGAAAGTAAAAGAAACCAACAAAATGATAAATTTGCTTATTGCGAAGAATTGTATAAAATTATTACTGAAGCTGATTAATATGAAAAGCCTGATCCTTGAAAAAGAATTAGAATAAACTTGAAATAGTTACAAAGCAATTAGAAAAACATTCATTTATTAAGCGATCAATTTTTGGTCATTAAATTCAAACGGTGTTATATTTACTGACGAATTAACGAAAACAAAGAGACTTGATATGAAGCATTTATTTACAATTTTATTTATTGGAATCTTATTTTTTTCCTGCAGCAGTAATGAAGATGACGCAACGGATACTAACAGCGATCCATTGGTAAAACAAATAAAATTTGATGGGGCTACTAATACTGGTCTTGCGATTAATTCTCAGGAGATTAATTTTAATTTTGAATACGACAATAGCAAAAGATTAACCAAAAAAGTGGGCGGCTATTTAGCTATTTCTTCTAATACTGGTTTTGACAGAATTTTTTCAAATAAGGTATATACATCCTTTGTTTACAGCAATAATAAGGTTACTGTTGAAAATTTTTATGATTCAGATGTATATGCAGTTGCTAAAGGCACGATCTATTATACATTAAACAGTGCTAATCTCATTGTCGAAAAAGAAGTGCCAAATAGTATTGCCATTAATTCCAAAAAGCTAGTTTATAAATATTCAGACGGAAAACTTACAGAGGTCGTAACGAGTTATCCAAATATGACCTACTACCCGGATGATGAAACCGATTTTATATTGACATTTTCGGAGAAATTCTATTACGACGCCAAGAATAACCTGACGAAGACAGAATATACAGAGTTACATAATGGAAAGAGCGATGGAAGAAAAATCGTAAGGACTTTTGAAGAATATGATACCTCTTATAATCCGTTTAAGAGGATGCAATTAGTAGAAGAATATTTTTATCGTTCACTTTCCAAAAATAATTTTAGAAAGTATACAGAGACTTCCTATTACCATGACGATGTCTCAACAAAAGAAACAGGATGGAAATTTGTCTATGATACTCAGGGAAATATTATAGTCAATTAGTACCTAGCTCCACGAAGTGTTTGCAATTGCTACGCGAAGTCTTAAAAAAATCATTAAAATAATTCTCTCTTTGCCTCTGAATAGTCAGACGTTTGCACTGGCAGAGGATAAATTAAAAAGTTTCTCAATTAATGTTTTGAAACAAAAGAAGCTTCTAAATTTAGAAGCTTCTTTTTATATTGCTGGAACTACCCAAATACGCATTCTGCCTTTTGGCTTCCCAAATTTGTATTCTGTCCCAGTTATTTCTTTAAATAACAAATTTAATGCAGATTGTAAAATATAACAACTGAATTTGATATTTAATAACTATAGTAATTGCTTTGATTATAGTATTTTATGATGCTTCGAATTGGTCTATAAACATAATGTTGTTTCCATTCTTTAAGTTTAATGTTGACTGATTTTTATCAAATATTAATTCATATTGACCAACAGAAATTGTAAAATCCTCTTTTCGCATCGCAGTTACAACAGTAACTTCATAGATATTTGTATCAAAGAAATGATACTCAGCTATTATATTTAATGTTGTTTCATTATTAAATTGATCTTTTAAAACGACCCTCAAGGCTCTATGTCCTGGAGGTGGGTGGTTTATAAAATGAAATGATTTATGTTTTAATGAATAATATAGTAAATGAGGTAAAGCTTTTTGAATTAAGGGTTGAATGTGCAATAAACCAATATCCTCCCTTTTTGTTCCATCATCTTCACCATGTTGGTCTCGATCAGAATAGTGCTTGTCGACCCAAAAATTAATTATAATTTTTTCAGAATGACTTCCGACATGTTTTGCATTAGAAGAAGAGCAATTTTCTTTATATTCTTCTATATCAATTACAATATCACCTTTAGAAGCAGGTTTAATATGAACTCTTTTTCTTCTTGATTTTTCTTCCATGATTTCTGTAAAAATGCAATGATAAAGAATATTTTGACCACTAAAAAGGAAACACATGAAAAAATACGAATTTTATTAATAAAATTAAATTATTAGCCACAATTTAAAAACTCAGCTCGCACGCAATGCCATTGAGTTAAGATCTTTTTTAACGCAGATTCTGCAGATTTTTTTTTTCATTGCGCTAAAATCTGCGTGAGTTTTTTTGAAAACCCTTAACTCAATGGCATTGAGCACTAGCAGGGTTTAGAGTTGACTACAAATTGTAGTCAACTCTGAAAAACTACCCTGAAGAATATTGGTCAAGTTTGAAACCGTGACTATTTGTCACGATTTGAGATGTAAATCCCCATCAACCATCTCCCTAACATAACTCAAAAACTCCAACTCATCCAAAGGAAACAGAGAGAGCACGGTTTCTAAAAGCAGTGCAACATCAACAGATTCCTTTTCGTTATTTTCTGAAATTTTATGCCTGTTATGATGAAGTGCTAAAATGCATAACTTTAGCAGATCGGTAATAACACAACCCAATTCGAAATAGTTAAGAACTCTAATCTGTGCCGTGTAGGTTTGGGATTGGTCATTTACAGGTTTTAAGGTCTGAAAATGCTCGGTAGCTAATTTTTTAAGATACTCTAAATTTTTAATTTCATTTGTTTCCATAAGGCATATATTTTTAGTTTATGTTTTGTTAAACGTTTTATTATTTTTTAAAGAAAAATCGTACATTTGTTTAACTTGACGAAGAAAGAAAAAGATTCTACTGTATTAAATCATTTTTGGTCGTATTGTACATCGCTAAATATGTTTTTTACATCTTACCAATTATTACACTTAATTATTATCTTTGAATTATGAGCACACTAACAAAACCAAATCATATAGGGCGCAAAATAAGCCGTATTCGTGAACTTCGTGATATGAAACAGGAAGCTTTGGCGCAAGCTTTAGGAACAAACCAACAAGCTATATCGGCTATAGAAAATAGTGAGACGATTGATGAGGAAAAACTTATTGAAGTAGCAAAAGCGCTTGGTGTGACGGTTGAAGCCATTAAGAATTTTTCCGAAGAAGCTGCGATTAATTATTTCAATAGTTTTAATGAAGCGGTAAATAACAGTCATTTTGGGAATAACAATCAGTGTACTTTCAATCCGTTAGATAAATTAATAGAGACAGTAGAAGAAAATAAAAAGCTCTACGAACGTTTGCTTCAATCCGAAAAAGACAAAATCGAATATTTAGAAAAATTATTAAAAGGAAAATAATAATCTCTACTGAGATTTATTTATAAAAACAGCTTTTTTGGAAGCTGTTTTTTAGCTTTGCGACTCTGCGACTTCGCGAGATTTTTGTTTCTCCACAACTTTTAGAATTGATTCTAATTTTACTCAAAATTTTAATCTCATGAGAAAGAACAGATCCATATCATTGGGCAGTTATTTTGAAAATTTCATAGAAGACAGCCTCTCTAATGGCAGATTTAAAAATGCCAGTGAAGTTGTCCGGGCAGGTTTACATCTTTTGGAAGAAGAAGAAAGCAGACTTTCAATTTTAAAAAATGCTATTCAGCAAGGAATAAATAGTGGAAGAGTGGAGGATTTCGATCCAAATGAACATTTAAAAATCTTGAAATCCAAATAGTAAGAATCCTTCATGACAGAATGGATTTAAAAGCAAAATTTTAAACAAAACAGATCGCGAAGTCCAAAAAACAAATTAAACCTTCTTTTTAATTGATGTTTTAGATCTGCCTTGCAGTTTTTTAATAACAGCGTCGGCTTTTTCATTTTGACAAATAAACCTTAGAGATTCTGCATAACGGTAATAATATTCAGCCTCTAAATCTGATGTCATGGCAAATAATTGATCGTACCACACAGCAGCTTTTTCTAATTTATTGCGAGAATAAGACGAATCTCCTAGTTTCTGAAATAAGTCTATTGATTTATAGCCTTTTGCAGCGATTTTTTCATATGTTTTTATGACGTCAACATAAGCATATTTGTCGCTTACTTTATCCGTGATATAAACAGTTTGATTTTGCGCAGCGGCACGAAATGAAAATACAATTAATACCAGTAAAACAATAAGGTTTTTTTGCATAGTATTAATTTGAAATAGTAGTTTTGATTCTCATTTTTTATTGAATATTTTTTTTGGTATTCTTATGTTTACAAATATATCTAAATCAGTAGTATAACTTGTTTTTTGGCTGATTTTTTTTCGTTTTATCGATTTTTTAAAGCGGTTATAAGAAATAATTTACAGTTAATTTCAGAACATTTTTTTTAAGGGAAGAATGTTTATGCGACTAATTTTTTATTTTTATAAAGTTAATTTATAGTATATTTCGACTTCTGTAATATAAAATCATGCGTAAAATAATCCTCTCTTTGCTAATTCTTATAATTGTGCTATTTGGTATAATATTATTTGTAAAGAATCCTAAAGAAGAGAAAGTTTTTGATAAAAAAGCTGACAATAAATTTACCAAAAGAGTTAGTGCAGTAAAAAAACTAGTTGCGAGTGATTCTAAATACAGTAACAAAACTGCCTTTTTTATCGACATGAAAATTAGTTCGGGAAAGAACAGATTCTTTGTTTATGATTTACAAAATAATAGAGTAATTGATAAAGGTTTAGTGGCTCACGGTTCGGGATCTGAAACAAAAGTTGAAGGAGAATTGAAATTTAGCAATGTCAATAATTCACTTTCTACATCATTAGGAAAATATTACATTGGGTATAGTTATAACGGAGATTTCGGAAAGGCATACAAATTACATGGTTTAGACAAGACAAATGACAATGCCTTTTTAAGAAATATTGTTTTGCATAAGTATAGTAAGGTTCCGTATGAGGAACAAGATACCCCGATTTGCAACAGTTACGGTTGTCCAATGGTCAATGAAAGGTTTTATAAACGAATCGAGAAGCTAATTGATGCTTCTGATAAGAAGATTGTTTTAGATATTTATTACTGATTTTTTCGGACACTAGAAACGGTATAAGAGCGGGACGCTCGTGCCCAATGTCATTATATTATGGATTATCAAAAATAGTCTCACGCAGATTTTAGCAGATTAAAATAAAAAAAATCCGCCTAATCCGCAGAATCTGCGTGAAAAAATATCTTAACTTAATGACATTGTGCCTGCGCCAACGACAGATTGATACAAATAAAAATAATAATTGATGAGCGAAAAATATACCCTTACCGGAGGAGCAAGAATAGGTAAAGCAAACGCAAGTTATCCGCTTGCTAATTTGTATGTTGATAAAGATGTTTTAAAAATTAATGCTTCTATTGTGGGGAATTTGGTTTTTCTACCAAAAGATATCATTTCTATAGAAGCCTATACCTCGATTCCGATAATTGGAAATGGAATAAAAATTAAACACAGGGTCGAAAAATACAATTCAGAAGTTATATTCTGGACTTTTAAAAATCTAGAGACGGTACTTAATGAAATTAAGAATACAGGATTTTTAGAAAACACAAACTCAGAATTAAGCGAACATGATTTTGAAATTATAGAAAGACAAAACAAGGGAGGATTTCCAATAAAAAAAGGCGCTGTTCTATTTTTTGTTGTGACTTGGAATTTTCTTTTTTTATATGATATTGTTCCTTTTTTTCTGCAAGAGAAACCAGAAGGTTTTCCAATTGGAATAGGTATGAACCTGGCTGTTGGTCTGGTTCTGATCAGCTCGATTTTGGTTTTAGTTTCAGAAAAATTCAGAAAATTAATTCTGAAAGAAGACCGAGAGATTAATGATATTAAGGGATTTATATATTTATTAATCGTGGTATGTGGATTGCTGTTTATTCAATTTACGATTGTAAATAGTAGTCGTTAATCTTTTGCCGGCACTAGTTTGCTGTTCGTGAACTCAAAGTTTATATAACAGAATTGAAATTAAATCGTTGTACATGAGCGGGACGTTCGCGCCCAAAGTCATTAAGTTAAGACATTTTTCACGCAGATTCTGCGGATTTTGCAGATTTTTTTTCAAATATACCCGTCATACATTTAAATAATATTGTACTTTTTGAATTGCCGTTGGTTTTAACCAACGGATTAAGAAGTTACAGCTGCAAGGCTTTAGCCAAAACTTTACTCTTAGTTTTTTTTGGCTAAAACCCCCTGACTCAAACATACATGACCGTTGGTTAAAACCAACGGCTATTCAAATCCGGATTATTTCCCCACCTTTTTTATTTTCAAAAGAATACTTCTCTTTATCAAGCGATCACTTACATATAGAATGTAGTTGATAATAAAAAATTAAGAGACCTTAAACTTGCACTAATAGCTCTTCGAGCCCCTTTGTTATGGGTAGTTTCGGATAATCAGATCTTTATAAAAGTGATCACTTATTTCCAAAAAAATAGTTGTTTATGTTGCGGTAAGTTAAGTTTTATTAAAAAATAAAATTTAAAACAGCCAGAATGTGGAAAACCGTAAAAAAATTCCGAAGATAATACCTAGTTTAGCCAAAATAAGGGTGGAGTTCAGACACCACTTAAATAAACGGGGAGTAACTGAAAATCCTAAAGAGTAAGGAAATCAAAACAAAAAACAAAAGAATTATGTTAACAAAATTAGTTTACAAAGCAGCAATTTGCCTAGGTTTAATTTTAGTAATGCAACAAAACTGTTTTGCACAAGCCAAAACAAAAGACGAATTAAAAGCAGAACGTGAAGTTTTGAAATCAGAAATGAAATCAAAAGATGCTGAAGAACGTAAAGCTAAATTGGAAAAATTATCTGCACCAAAACCTTCAGGTATCTCAAGCGTTGATGGACTTGCAGCAAATTCATCACAAATGTTAACTTCTTCAAAAGAATTAAATGTATTGATTCCTGAAATGTACAAAAGAACAGTTGGAGAATCTGTTGACGGTGTTGCAGATGTAACCGTTAAAAAACCAACTTTAGACGAACTTAATGCTCTAGGATTAAATATTGCTACACAAATCAAAACAGTTTCGGAGGCATCAGCAACTGTTGCTACTGCTTCAACAGATTTAAAAGGAGCTGGAATGATGCAAGCACCAAAAGGAGCTAAATCATTAAACTTTTCAAAAGACGTAATGGCTTTGGTTTTACCGGAATTAAACTTAAACTTAAAAGTGGTAAACAATTTAATTTCTACTTTGAAATCATCAGGAAACTATTAATTATATGAGAAATTTATATTTTCTTTTAGTACTGCTTTTGAATAGCCTTGTGGGCTATTCACAAGCAGCAACGAAACCGGTTGTAGGTGTTGCTGCTTTTACGTCTGAAGTAGATTCTAAATATTCGGGAGCAGTTGCCGAAAAAGTAGTTCAGATTGTTACTAATACAAGACGTTTTACCGTTGTTGACAGAACAAGTTATGACAAAGTAAAAGAGGAATTGGAGTTTCAAAAAACGGAAGCTTTTCTTGATAGTAAAAACACTGCCAAACAAGATGTTGCTTTGGCGGCCCAAAATATGATTATTGGGAATATACTAAAAATGAGTGTTTACGCGATAAAAAATACAGACGGTAGTGTAAACGGTTACAAATCAAGTGTTGCTTTTACGCTAAAAGTAAACGAAGTAGAAACAGGACAAACTACTGAGGCAGAAAGTTTTCAAACCTCTGTTAGTCCGTTGATGTTATCACCTGAAAGTGCTGTGAACGAAGCTTTGAAGTCTATTGAACCTAAATTGAGTGAGTATTTTATCAAAACCTTTCCGTTAACAACAAAAATCAGTAAAGTCCTGACCGTAAAAAAAGAATCAGCTGCTGTTGTTTTAATTTCAGGTGGTAAAGAATTTGGTTTTAAAGAAGGAGACAAATTAATCGTTGAAAAAAACGAATTGATTGACGGTAAGCCTTACCCATCTCAGATCGGAGAATTAAAAGTGGTTAAAGTAGCCGGAAATGATTTCTCTGAATGTGCTGTTTCTGACGGCGGGAAAGAAATTTTGTCAAGATTTAATGCGGCAGAAAAATTGACGTGTAAACTAATCGTAAAATAAGTACAACATGACTTTATCAAAAAGAATAGGTGTTTTAGTTCTTCTGATTTTAATTTCATTCACGTATAGCTGTAGTCAAAAAATACTTCCAACTTCTGAGGTTAATTATGTTTCAGGAAACGCAGGAACAATTACAATGCGAACCATTGGTAATGGTTCAAATGAGATGGAAGCAATTAGTGAAGCAGAAAAAAATGCGATTAACGTATTGCTTTTTAGAGGACTTCCGGAATCAGAGCAGAAGTCGGCCTTAGTTGGAACTCATGAGTCAGAAGAGATCGAAAAGCATAAAACCTATTTTGAAAAATTTTATACTCAAAAAAGGTATAAAACTTTCTTTATGTCGAGTATTCCGGTAAGCGATTTTGCAAAACAAAAGGGAGGGGCAAAAAGTCTGACTTTAGATGTCAAAGTTAATCTGGCGGCATTGCGAACAGACCTTGAACAAAACAACATAATCCGCAAGTTTGGATTTTAAAATAAAATTTATGAAATATAAATATATTAATTATATGATTTTATTTGTAACGTTATGCGTTACAAATTTTGCATTTAGTCAAAATCCTGCAACAAATAGCGGTGGGCAAGTAGTAACAGTTCAACCCAAAATAATGGTAATCCCTTATACAAGAGAAGGGGAAGATTTGAGGACTGTTTTAGAAGATGATCCAAACAAAAGAATTGCCATAACAAAAATAAAGGAAGGTTTTGACAGCAGAGGTTTTACAACTGTAGATTTTATTGCAAAATTAAAAGCTGCCAAAGACAATCACGTTTTTACCTCAGATAATCAAACGGATATTAAGTCGCAGATTATTCAAATGTCCGGTGCAGATGTTTATGTGCAGGCAGAAGTTATCATTGACAATACAAGTTCGGGAAATTCGGTTAAGTTAATTTTGACGGCTTATGAAGCATCAACCGGAAATTCATTGGCGAATAAAGTTGGAGAAAGCGGAAGATTTTACACCGAAGATTACAACAAATTAGCCTCAAAAGCGGTTGAAAGTTGTATTCAGGATTTTCTTAATGTTATGCAAGCCAAATTTACAGACATTGTAAATAATGGTAAGTCTGTAATTGTAGACATTAGTTTTGATGCGGGTTCACAGCACAATATGGCGTCGGAAATTGGTTCTGATGGTTTACCATTATCTGACCAAATCGAGGCCTGGATGGAAAAAAATGCCTTTAAAAACAATTATCATATTCAGGGAACAACTGACTTGAAAATGATACTTGACGATGTTAAAATCCCATTAAAGGATCAAGCAACGGGTAATAATTACAATCCAAATAAATTTGCGCTTGAGCTTTTTAAATTCTTCAAAGGATTAGGATTGCAACCGGCAAAAGATGTTAAAAGCAGTACTATTTACATCACAATTAAATAAATAGAGATGAAAAATATTTACTTTATACTAATTGTTTGGCTTTTTTCATTAATGGCAAAAGCACAAACAACCAATGATATCGGAAAAATTTCTCTTTCGGTAGTGGTACCTGAATACATGGAGGATTTAGGCGATTCTCAACTCTCAAAATTAGATACAAAAATCTCTCAGATCGTGACAAGTTCAGGTTTGTCGGATTCGGGTTATGGTAATAATTTTGTGATTTATCCGAAATTTGCCGTTAACGAAACTAATGTTGTGGAAGGCGGAATGCAAAATATAACAGTTGTTACTATTGATTTTAGTTTGTTTGTGAAACAAGTAGACAGCAATATTTTGTTTTCGACTATTACCAAAGCAATCAAAGGGAGTGGAAGTAGTAAAGAATTGGCCATCACCAATGCGATTTCTAAAATTGCAACAAACGATCCGGGCTACAAAAAGTTTATTGAGGAGAGTAAAAAGAAAATTTTTCAATATTACGAAACCAAATGCACTGAGCTTATTAAAAAATCGGATGGATTTGTAAAAACGCAGCAATATGAACAGGCTTTAGGTTTACTGATGTCAATTCCTGACGCTGTGAGTTGTTATAGCCAAGTTCAGGTGAAAGCAATTGAAGCGTACAAAGGTTTTCAGAAAAATAATTGTGCGAAACAAATGCAATTAGCGAGAACAACAATCGCAACAAACGATTATGTTGGAGCGTTGAATATTTTAGCTGAAATTGATCCTTCTTCCCCTTGTTTTAAAGAGTCACAAACTATGGCGAAAACCGTAGAAACAAAAGTGAACGCGGAGGAAAAGAAACAATGGGATTTTCAAATGAAACAATACAACGACGAAGTTAGTTTAGAAAAGCAAAGAGTAAATGCCATTAAGGATATCGCTGTTTCTTATTATAAAAGTCAAACAACAGACATTAATTATACTGTAATTGTAAAATAAAAATCTGTGGTAAACAAAAAAAGCAGCTCCGTAAAGAGCTGCTTTTGTTTTTTCAGGCAAAAAATTAACGACGGAATGCTGGACTTTTATTTACAGATTCGTCAAGTTTAACGGTTTTTGTTTTCTTTGTTGAAACCGTAATTTCATGCTTTGTGATTTTACCATTTTCAGTTACTTCCAAGGTATAAGTTCCAGCTGGATAAGCTTCTAAACTTAATGTTTTTGAAATTTCTAATTCATCTGTAGCAGAAGTTCCTGTATAGACTAAATTATTATTTACGTCGAAGATTGAAAAACTTGATTTCTCAACGGTGTTTATAGTAAAGCTTACTACCTTTCCATTTCCGGTTTTTATATACAAGATATAATCCCCTTTTCCATCAATTGCATAAGTAAATACAGTTGTTAAAAACACGGCTACAACCAAGCCTAATTTGATAAATCTTGTCATTTTTTTTAAATTTAAATCGTGAACCGCGCAAAACTACAAATAGAAATTGAATTTCATATAAAAAAAATATTTTTTTAAAAGACATAAGTAGTTGAATTAAAACGCTTTCGGTGTTTTGTGCGAACTATGTACGTCATTACTGGATTTCCGGATGTTTTTGTAGGTGTTTTTTTTTAATGCAGTACAAATCAGGATCTTAAAAATTATTAAGAATAATTTTTCAAATGAAAAAAAGCACTACGAATTATGTTTTGAAATCATGTAATTTCTGACAAAAATAACTGCTCCGTTGATCGAATTGGTACGAATTATTTTTTGCTACAGATTAGAAAGATTTGCACAGATTAGTGAATCATTTTGATCCTTTAATCTGTGACGGGATACAAAAAAGAACAGCGATATTTTTTTTTAACCATATAAGTGATAAAAGCTCATTTAAGATTGTTCTTTGTGTTTCTTGCGAAACCTTTGTGGGTTTTGCGATTAGGAAGTTTAATCTCAAAGTCCGCAAAGGCTTTTATTTGTGTTGAACGCTAAGTGCACAAGGGGTTAGGCTTTTGGAAATAGGCTTAGAGGTTCAGAGTTACAAAGTTTTTCTTTTTCACGCAGATTTAGCAGATTGAACAGATTTTTTATAAGAGGTAAGCAGATCAGTCTAATCTGCTAAATCTGTGTGAAAAAAAATAGGTACAAAATTTAAAAGGATTTACTATACCATAATTAAACTTCGCCCCCCTTGCGGTTAAAAAATGAAACACAAGGCTCGCTTAGGCTTTTGTGAAATATTCAATAACATTCTGCATAAAAAAACAGCTCAATGATTAACAAGGAGCTGTTTCTTAAACAATCGTTTTATATAACTAACAATATAAAAACATTTTTATACCAGATAATAGGTATGTTTTTTAACGTACCGCTATGCTGCTGTTTTTGGCAGACAAACCGGTTTTGTAAACAGATGAAACTGCTTTTCGGGATAAAACAGATGTGTCATCCGTAATTGTAATTTCATGTCTTACTTTTTTTGCATTATCTTCCACTTCTAAGAAGTACGTTCCTTGCGGTAATTCTTCCAGGTTAAAAGTTCTCAAAATTCCAACTGTGCCCGAAGCATTTTCAGAATAAATAAGAGTATTCTCTTTGTCATAGATCGCCAAATGGGCTTTCTTAACCTGATTCAATGCAAACGTAATTTGTTTTCCGTTTGCTTTTAATACATGAAGATTAAAATCTTCATTCCCGTCGATTGCATAAGAGCTCATTCCTGTGAAAAGCACTGCACATACTAAACTTAATTTTAAAATCTTTTTCATGACTGTTGTTTTTTAGATTAATAGTTCTAATTCTATGGTGCTAAATTACTTCAGTCTTACATTATTTTTCACAACTCTATTGGCTAATTGTGATGCTGTATTCTCATTTACGAAACCGTTATAGGT is a window from the Flavobacterium cupriresistens genome containing:
- a CDS encoding helix-turn-helix domain-containing protein; translation: MSTLTKPNHIGRKISRIRELRDMKQEALAQALGTNQQAISAIENSETIDEEKLIEVAKALGVTVEAIKNFSEEAAINYFNSFNEAVNNSHFGNNNQCTFNPLDKLIETVEENKKLYERLLQSEKDKIEYLEKLLKGK
- a CDS encoding type II toxin-antitoxin system ParD family antitoxin codes for the protein MRKNRSISLGSYFENFIEDSLSNGRFKNASEVVRAGLHLLEEEESRLSILKNAIQQGINSGRVEDFDPNEHLKILKSK
- a CDS encoding murein L,D-transpeptidase catalytic domain-containing protein; translated protein: MRKIILSLLILIIVLFGIILFVKNPKEEKVFDKKADNKFTKRVSAVKKLVASDSKYSNKTAFFIDMKISSGKNRFFVYDLQNNRVIDKGLVAHGSGSETKVEGELKFSNVNNSLSTSLGKYYIGYSYNGDFGKAYKLHGLDKTNDNAFLRNIVLHKYSKVPYEEQDTPICNSYGCPMVNERFYKRIEKLIDASDKKIVLDIYY
- a CDS encoding penicillin-binding protein activator LpoB, which translates into the protein MRNLYFLLVLLLNSLVGYSQAATKPVVGVAAFTSEVDSKYSGAVAEKVVQIVTNTRRFTVVDRTSYDKVKEELEFQKTEAFLDSKNTAKQDVALAAQNMIIGNILKMSVYAIKNTDGSVNGYKSSVAFTLKVNEVETGQTTEAESFQTSVSPLMLSPESAVNEALKSIEPKLSEYFIKTFPLTTKISKVLTVKKESAAVVLISGGKEFGFKEGDKLIVEKNELIDGKPYPSQIGELKVVKVAGNDFSECAVSDGGKEILSRFNAAEKLTCKLIVK
- a CDS encoding DUF6175 family protein, which translates into the protein MKYKYINYMILFVTLCVTNFAFSQNPATNSGGQVVTVQPKIMVIPYTREGEDLRTVLEDDPNKRIAITKIKEGFDSRGFTTVDFIAKLKAAKDNHVFTSDNQTDIKSQIIQMSGADVYVQAEVIIDNTSSGNSVKLILTAYEASTGNSLANKVGESGRFYTEDYNKLASKAVESCIQDFLNVMQAKFTDIVNNGKSVIVDISFDAGSQHNMASEIGSDGLPLSDQIEAWMEKNAFKNNYHIQGTTDLKMILDDVKIPLKDQATGNNYNPNKFALELFKFFKGLGLQPAKDVKSSTIYITIK
- a CDS encoding T9SS type A sorting domain-containing protein, translated to MTRFIKLGLVVAVFLTTVFTYAIDGKGDYILYIKTGNGKVVSFTINTVEKSSFSIFDVNNNLVYTGTSATDELEISKTLSLEAYPAGTYTLEVTENGKITKHEITVSTKKTKTVKLDESVNKSPAFRR
- a CDS encoding secretion protein — its product is MKKILKLSLVCAVLFTGMSSYAIDGNEDFNLHVLKANGKQITFALNQVKKAHLAIYDKENTLIYSENASGTVGILRTFNLEELPQGTYFLEVEDNAKKVRHEITITDDTSVLSRKAVSSVYKTGLSAKNSSIAVR